A region of the Desulfobacterales bacterium genome:
CTGACGATTGGATTTGCACGCCGCTTTGCAACCTACAAACGGTCGTATTTGCTGCTGATGGATACCGACCGCCTGGAAGCGCTGATAACTTCCAAGACCCGTCCCATCCAGTTTGTTTTTGCGGGCAAGGCCCATCCCAAGGATCAGGAGGGCAAGGATTTGATTAAACTTCTGATTCATTTCGGCCGCAAGGCCTCCGTTCGTCACCGGTTTATCTTTCTGGAAGACTATGACCCCAATATCGCCCGGCATTTGATTCAGGGTGCGGATGTCTGGTTGAACACGCCCCGGCGGCCATATGAGGCCTGCGGTACATCGGGGATGAAAGCGGCTTTAAACGGGGTGCTGAACGTGAGCGTGCTGGACGGCTGGTGGTGTGAGGGATATTCGGAAGACTGCGGCTGGAAGATCGGCAACGGAGAAGAGCATAGTGATATCGCCTACCAGGATGCGGTGGAAAGCCAGGCGCTTTACAACATATTGGAAAACGATGTGATCCCCTGTTTTTACGAGCGTAAAAACGGGGATGTGCCGCTGCGATGGATGAAAATGATGAAAGCTTCCATGAAAATGGCCATCGAAAAATTTTGCAGCCATAAAATGGTGGATGAATATGCCCGCAGGTTCTATCAGCCCGCCGCAGAGCGGTTCCAAACCCTGATCCAAAACGAGGCTGCCGAAGCCAAACGCCTGCGGGATTGCCGGGAGCGGCTAAAAACACATTGGGGCAAGATAAAAGTCCATCTGCCGGCCAAAGAGAGCGAAGGCCCCTTTCGGGTCGGTGAAACGTTAAAGGTAACAGCGGCCGTCCATCTGGGAGAACTCCGTCCGGATGAAGTGGATGTGGAGCTTTATTACGGGCACCTGAAGTCGCTGGGCCTGCTCAAGGACGGTGCAACGGAACCGATGTTCATGACGGAAGAGCGCGGCAACGGCGATTACCTGTATAGCGGTGTCGTAACCTGCAACTCTTCCGGGCGGTTCGGGTTTACCGCGCGGATCACGCCGCAAGGGGACGATTTGACCAAGTTCTCGCCCGGGTTGATTACCTGGGCCTGAAGCTAAAACCCCAATTGAGCGAAAGTCGAGGGTGCTCCGGCTTCAAGGCATTTTGTCTACGCTCATTCAGGGTAAAGGGAAGTATTTGTGGATAATGCTTTACGAAATAATCCGCGTGTTCTGATTGTAACGCCGGAGGTCACCTACCTGCCCGACCGGATGGCAAGCCATGCCGGTTTCCTGACAGCCAAGGCCGGGGGTCTGGCGGATGTGTCCGCCGCCCTGATCAAGGCCCTTTTTGACCAGGGCGCGGATGTTCATGTGGCCATGCCGGATTACCGTTCCATCTTTGCGGACCGGCTGGCCCCTTTTTTAAAGAAAGAACAGAGCGACATCCGCAAAGTGATGCCGGACGACCGGATTCATCTGGCCGAAGACAGGGCCTTCTTTTACCTGAATCGGGTATATTCCGATTACGGCGAAGAGAACACGAAGCTGGCCATCGCATTTCAGCGGGAAGTCATGAACAATATCATTCCCCGGGTCCAGCCGGACCTGATCCATTGTAACGACTGGATGACCGCGTTGATACCGGCGATGTCGCGCCGCCTCGGCATTCCCTGTCTCTTTACCATCCATAACATCCATACCGTCAAAAGCACCCTGGCCTATATTGAAGACCGCGGGATTGATGCGGCTTATTTCTGGTACCATCTGTTTTACGAGAAAATGATCTATTCTTATGAGGACGCCCGCGAATCTGTTCCGGTTGATTTTCTGGCCAGCGGCGTCTTTGCGGCCCATTTTGTGAATACCGTCAGCCATACTTTCCTACAGGAAATCGTCAACGGCAAGTTTGCTTTTATATCCGAACCGCTACGCCGCGAGCTTGCCAACAAGTTTTACGCCGGCTGCGCCGTCGGCATCTTAAATGCGCCCGACCCGGTTTTCAATCCGGAAAGCGATATCCATATCGCCTATCGCTATGGGAGCAGCGACCATGCGGCCGGCAAACGGAAAAACAAGCTTTTCTTGCAAAAGAACCTGGGATTGATCGAGGATAAAAACGCGCCGCTCTTTTTCTGGCCGTCACGCCTGGACCCCATCCAAAAGGGGTGCCAGCTGCTGGCCGAGATTCTCTATCGGGTTGTTTCAAACTACTGGAACCGGAACCTGCAGATCGTTTTTATCGCCAATGGCGATTATCAGCGGATTTTTAGAGACATCGTTATTTTTCATGGCATCCATAACCGGTTGGCTGTGTGTGATTTCAATGAAGAAATGGAGCACCAGGCCTATGCTGCGGCGGATTATATTCTGATGCCCTCTCGCTTTGAGCCCTGCGGGCTTCCCCAGATGATTGCGCCCATTTACGGCGCCCTTCCAGTGGCCCACGATACCGGCGGCATCCATGATACGGTGGTTCATATGGATGCGGAAAACAGCAGCGGCAACGGCTTTTTATTCAAGACTTATGATTCCGGCGGCCTGATGTGGGCCATCGATCAGGCCATGGGCTTTTACGAACTGCCGGCAAAGGTGAAGCAGAAACAGATCTCCCGGGTCATGCAGCAAAGCGCCCAAACCTTTACCCATGCGGTTACGGCCCAGGAATATATCGCGCTTTACGGAAAAATACTCCAGCGTCCGCTGCTGGAGACAGCTCCCAACGGAGCCCTTTAAAAAGTGGTCAGTGGCCGGGGATCGGGGGGCAGTTCAACGGCCGTGGTTCTCATAAAATTAAATACGAAACCCTAATCCCGATATGAATAACCGCCTATCTCAAAAATTACTGGAACTCGATCCGCTGCTTAAGCCGTATGCGGCCGTTCTAAATCACCGCCTGGAAAAAATCGATGCCGCCGAAAAAAAGTTGACCGGGGGAGAAATGACCCTGGCTGATTTTGCATCCGGCCATGAATATTTCGGGCTGCACCGGCATCAAAACGAATGGATTTTTCGTGAATGGGCGCCCAATGCGCGTGCGATCTTTCTGGTGGGCGACCTCAGCAGCTGGCAGGAAGAACCGGCGCTGTCCTTACAGCGCATCGCTGACGAAGGGGTTTGGGAAATCCGGCTGCCGCCGGACCGGCTGCGGCACGGCGACTTATACCGACTGCGGATTTATTGGGCCGACGGCTCCGGGGACCGGATTCCGGTCTATGCCCGGCGAGTGGTGCAGGATCCCGAGAGCTTAATTTTTAATGCCCAGGTGTGGCAGCCGCCCGACCCGTATTTGTGGCAGTGTCGAAACTTTCTGCCGCCGACTGGTGCGCTGTTCATCTACGAAGCGCATGTGGGTATGGCCCAGGAGGAGGGCCGGGTCGGCACCTATCGGGAGTTTACCGAAAAAATTCTGCCCCGCATCGTTTCAGCCGGCTACAACACCCTGCAGCTCATGGCCATTCCGGAGCACCCCTATTATGCCTCGTTTGGATATCATGTTTCCAGTTTTTTTGCCGTATCTTCCCGCTTCGGAACACCGGCGGAACTCAAAGCGCTGATCGATGCGGCCCATCTGTCCGGGATACGGGTCATCATGGACTTGATTCATTCCCATGCGGTCTCCAACGAAGTGGAAGGCCTCAGCCGGTTTGACGGAACCCCCTATCAGTTTTTTCACGAGGGCCAGCGGGGCGTTCATGCTGCCTGGGATTCCCGCCTCTTTGACTACAGCAAACACCAGGTGCTCCACTTCCTGCTGTCCAACTGCCGTTACTGGCTGGATGAATACCGGGTGGACGGTTTTCGGTTTGACGGCATTACCAGCATGCTCTACACGCATCACGGTTTGGGAAAGGCGTTTACCTCCTACAACGATTATTTCGGCGATGATGTGGATGAAGACGCCCTGGCCTATCTGGCGCTTGCCAACCGGGTGATTCACGCTGTGCGTCCGGACGCGGTCAGCATTGCCGAAGATGTCAGCGGCATGCCGGGTCTGGCCCTGTCGCAGGCGGACGGCGGGTTTGGGTTTGACTACCGTTTTAACATGGGAGTACCGGACTACTGGATCAAATTGACCAAAGAGACCCGTGACGAGGCCTGGCCCATGGGGCAGCTGTGGCATGAACTGACCAACCGGCGGGGGGACGAACACACCCTCAGCTATGCCGAATCCCATGACCAGGCCCTGGTGGGCGACCAGACGCTGATATTCAGGTTGATCGGCCAAGCCATGTACGATCATATGCAGGCGGGGGATCCGCATATGGGAGTAGATCGGG
Encoded here:
- a CDS encoding alpha amylase C-terminal domain-containing protein — encoded protein: MNNRLSQKLLELDPLLKPYAAVLNHRLEKIDAAEKKLTGGEMTLADFASGHEYFGLHRHQNEWIFREWAPNARAIFLVGDLSSWQEEPALSLQRIADEGVWEIRLPPDRLRHGDLYRLRIYWADGSGDRIPVYARRVVQDPESLIFNAQVWQPPDPYLWQCRNFLPPTGALFIYEAHVGMAQEEGRVGTYREFTEKILPRIVSAGYNTLQLMAIPEHPYYASFGYHVSSFFAVSSRFGTPAELKALIDAAHLSGIRVIMDLIHSHAVSNEVEGLSRFDGTPYQFFHEGQRGVHAAWDSRLFDYSKHQVLHFLLSNCRYWLDEYRVDGFRFDGITSMLYTHHGLGKAFTSYNDYFGDDVDEDALAYLALANRVIHAVRPDAVSIAEDVSGMPGLALSQADGGFGFDYRFNMGVPDYWIKLTKETRDEAWPMGQLWHELTNRRGDEHTLSYAESHDQALVGDQTLIFRLIGQAMYDHMQAGDPHMGVDRGMALIKLIRLITMTLAGGGYLNFMGNEFGHPDWIDFPRQGNNWSYHYARRQWHLADDPNLKYQFLLRFDRDMIALAKQFRLLETPEIQLRHEHSDDKILAFSRAGLLFVFNFHPAGSRADYRIGAPPGKYVMVFDSDAAIYGGHGRVAPDQFHFTLTDNEKMDNHYLSLYLPNRTAIALKLL
- a CDS encoding glycogen/starch synthase — protein: MDNALRNNPRVLIVTPEVTYLPDRMASHAGFLTAKAGGLADVSAALIKALFDQGADVHVAMPDYRSIFADRLAPFLKKEQSDIRKVMPDDRIHLAEDRAFFYLNRVYSDYGEENTKLAIAFQREVMNNIIPRVQPDLIHCNDWMTALIPAMSRRLGIPCLFTIHNIHTVKSTLAYIEDRGIDAAYFWYHLFYEKMIYSYEDARESVPVDFLASGVFAAHFVNTVSHTFLQEIVNGKFAFISEPLRRELANKFYAGCAVGILNAPDPVFNPESDIHIAYRYGSSDHAAGKRKNKLFLQKNLGLIEDKNAPLFFWPSRLDPIQKGCQLLAEILYRVVSNYWNRNLQIVFIANGDYQRIFRDIVIFHGIHNRLAVCDFNEEMEHQAYAAADYILMPSRFEPCGLPQMIAPIYGALPVAHDTGGIHDTVVHMDAENSSGNGFLFKTYDSGGLMWAIDQAMGFYELPAKVKQKQISRVMQQSAQTFTHAVTAQEYIALYGKILQRPLLETAPNGAL